The Sphingomonas sinipercae genome contains a region encoding:
- a CDS encoding DUF3618 domain-containing protein, translating into MSDSPHLLAAKADAEQAQARFMATLHELQHRVAPGTLAQNAWSGAKSKGADLAEDAVDAVRKRPYAAGGAVAALAVFLAREPLWDFASKLIGRRKGEADSDNIEKTEKVESE; encoded by the coding sequence ATGAGCGATTCGCCGCACCTGCTGGCCGCTAAGGCCGACGCGGAGCAGGCGCAGGCCCGCTTCATGGCGACGCTGCACGAGCTGCAGCACCGCGTGGCGCCGGGAACGCTTGCGCAAAACGCGTGGTCGGGCGCCAAGTCGAAGGGCGCTGACCTTGCCGAAGACGCGGTCGATGCGGTGCGGAAGCGGCCTTATGCCGCCGGCGGCGCGGTGGCCGCGCTTGCCGTGTTCCTGGCCCGCGAGCCTTTGTGGGATTTTGCTTCCAAGCTGATCGGCCGGCGCAAGGGGGAAGCGGATTCCGACAACATCGAAAAGACGGAAAAAGTGGAGAGTGAATGA